One genomic region from Prunus persica cultivar Lovell chromosome G3, Prunus_persica_NCBIv2, whole genome shotgun sequence encodes:
- the LOC18781779 gene encoding trihelix transcription factor ASIL2: MEEDDEIQSPASGRSGSPESPRQNGRITVTVAVPSAQIPAPASQPQSKGLTLALPSQGRSSGGGREDCWSEGATAVLIEAWGERYLELSRGNLKQKHWKEVADVVSSREDYGKTPKTDIQCKNRIDTVKKKYKLEKSKMAAGGGPSKWPFFERLDHLIGPSSAAKVGPGSGGGGGFLAHNQKVPMGMPVGVRPGQYFGQRDSKREVKIRPRSLVDWDSDESGELSPFSIDNEVFERKRRRRTVLPEANVNNAGGVGKGGVGTKDGGVGREKGGGGWGSSVRELTRAIMKFGEAYEHAETAKLQQVVEMEKQRMKFAKELELQRMQFFMKTQVEISQLKHGGGRRSGNGNAGNHHSNNNNSDCSN; this comes from the coding sequence ATGGAGGAGGATGACGAGATCCAATCACCGGCGTCGGGGCGAAGCGGATCGCCGGAGTCGCCGAGGCAGAACGGTCGGATAACGGTGACGGTGGCGGTGCCGTCGGCTCAGATTCCGGCGCCGGCGTCGCAGCCCCAGAGCAAGGGCTTGACGCTGGCTCTGCCGTCGCAGGGGCGGAGCAGCGGCGGAGGAAGGGAGGACTGCTGGAGCGAAGGAGCGACAGCGGTGCTGATCGAGGCGTGGGGGGAGAGGTACTTGGAGCTGAGCAGAGGGAATTTGAAGCAGAAGCACTGGAAGGAAGTGGCGGACGTCGTCAGCAGCAGAGAGGACTATGGTAAGACACCCAAGACTGATATTCAGTGTAAGAATAGGATCGATACTGTCAAGAAGAAGTATAAGCTTGAGAAATCGAAGATGGCAGCGGGCGGCGGACCCAGTAAATGGCCTTTTTTTGAGAGGCTCGATCATTTGATTGGGCCCTCCTCTGCTGCTAAGGTGGGTCCTGGCTCTGGTGGCGGTGGCGGGTTTTTGGCGCACAACCAGAAAGTGCCGATGGGAATGCCGGTCGGGGTTCGCCCTGGTCAGTATTTCGGGCAACGGGACTCGAAACGGGAGGTAAAGATTAGACCACGGAGTTTGGTGGATTGGGACTCGGATGAGTCCGGGGAGCTGTCGCCTTTTTCGATTGATAACGAGGTTTTCGAGCGGAAGAGGCGGAGGAGGACGGTGCTGCCGGAGGCGAATGTGAACAATGCTGGTGGCGTGGGAAAGGGAGGGGTTGGAACAAAAGATGGAGGGGTGGGTAGAGagaaaggaggaggaggatgggGGAGTTCAGTGAGGGAATTGACTCGGGCGATAATGAAATTTGGGGAGGCTTATGAGCATGCAGAGACAGCAAAGTTGCAGCAGGTGGTGGAGATGGAGAAGCAGAGGATGAAGTTTGCCAAGGAGCTGGAGCTGCAGAGAATGCAGTTCTTCATGAAGACCCAAGTGGAGATTTCTCAGCTTAAGCATGGAGGTGGGAGGAGGAGTGGGAATGGGAATGCTGGTAACCATCATAGCAACAACAATAACAGTGATTGTAGCAACTAG
- the LOC18784227 gene encoding uncharacterized protein LOC18784227 isoform X1, whose amino-acid sequence MFISRVSRFGTQMVKRLTKGTLTSAPKTGNLPKVYNYFFHSLKHQTFSTTTAHEEGDKEVEEISVTFVDKDEMETHIKVPIGMSMLEAAHEHDIELEGACEGSCACSTCHVIVRDMEYYNKLEDPTDEENDMLDLAFGLTETSRLGCQMTAKPELDGICLELPSATRNFAVDRYAKAT is encoded by the exons ATGTTTATTTCTAGAGTATCCCGGTTCGGAACTCAGATGGTCAAGCGTCTCACAAAAG GTACATTGACGTCTGCACCAAAGACAGGAAACTTACCTAAAGtttacaattattttttccattcTCTG aagCATCAAACTTTCTCTACAACAACTGCTCATGAGGAAGGGGATAAAGAAGTTGAAGA AATTTCTGTGACGTTTGTTGACAAGGATGAAATGGAGACGCATATTAAGGTTCCCATTGGCATGTCCATGCTAGAAGCTGCTCATGAACATGACATAGAACTTGAAG GAGCATGTGAAGGATCCTGCGCTTGTTCAACATGTCATGTGATTGTGAGA GATATGGAGTACTACAATAAACTCGAAGATCCAACTGATGAGGAAAATGACATGCTGGACCTCGCTTTCGGGCTCACAGAGAC gTCTCGACTGGGTTGTCAAATGACTGCAAAACCTGAACTTGATGGAATATGCCTTGAACTGCCCAGTGCAACACGAAACTTTGCTGTTGATAGGTATGCCAAGGCCACATAG
- the LOC18783829 gene encoding acyl carrier protein 1, chloroplastic yields MASFASVSPITVATLPCTKGRSITCQANGLSSIGGPMVKGLRLVPKIKITRAAERSFPIPSCLKTAISCSIAQPETLLTVQSTIAKQLSIDESTVTPETKFVDLGADSLDTVEILMALEEKFGVSVGEGGAENISTVQDAADLIEKVKSTST; encoded by the exons ATGGCTTCTTTTGCTTCAGTTTCCCCAATCACTGTTGCCACTCTACCTTGCACCAAGGGCAGAAGCATAACCTGCCAGGCTAATGGCTTATCTAGCATT GGAGGTCCAATGGTTAAGGGACTAAGACTTGTGCCCAAGATCAAGATCACTAGGGCAGCAGAAAGATCATTTCCAATCCCTAGTTGCCTCAAGACTGCAATCTCATGTTCCATT GCTCAACCAGAGACTCTGCTAACTGTCCAAAGCACAATTGCCAAGCAACTCTCCATTGATGAAAGCACTGTGACTCCCGAAACTAAGTTTGTCGATTTGGGGGCTGATTCTCTGGACACA gTTGAAATCTTGATGGCTTTGGAGGAGAAGTTTGGAGTGTCCGTTGGAGAAGGGGGAGCAGAGAACATCTCAACCGTTCAAGATGCTGCTGATCTGATTGAGAAAGTGAAATCAACTTCAACTTAA
- the LOC18784227 gene encoding uncharacterized protein LOC18784227 isoform X2, with protein sequence MFISRVSRFGTQMVKRLTKGTLTSAPKTGNLPKVYNYFFHSLHQTFSTTTAHEEGDKEVEEISVTFVDKDEMETHIKVPIGMSMLEAAHEHDIELEGACEGSCACSTCHVIVRDMEYYNKLEDPTDEENDMLDLAFGLTETSRLGCQMTAKPELDGICLELPSATRNFAVDRYAKAT encoded by the exons ATGTTTATTTCTAGAGTATCCCGGTTCGGAACTCAGATGGTCAAGCGTCTCACAAAAG GTACATTGACGTCTGCACCAAAGACAGGAAACTTACCTAAAGtttacaattattttttccattcTCTG CATCAAACTTTCTCTACAACAACTGCTCATGAGGAAGGGGATAAAGAAGTTGAAGA AATTTCTGTGACGTTTGTTGACAAGGATGAAATGGAGACGCATATTAAGGTTCCCATTGGCATGTCCATGCTAGAAGCTGCTCATGAACATGACATAGAACTTGAAG GAGCATGTGAAGGATCCTGCGCTTGTTCAACATGTCATGTGATTGTGAGA GATATGGAGTACTACAATAAACTCGAAGATCCAACTGATGAGGAAAATGACATGCTGGACCTCGCTTTCGGGCTCACAGAGAC gTCTCGACTGGGTTGTCAAATGACTGCAAAACCTGAACTTGATGGAATATGCCTTGAACTGCCCAGTGCAACACGAAACTTTGCTGTTGATAGGTATGCCAAGGCCACATAG
- the LOC18782547 gene encoding dormancy-associated protein homolog 4 isoform X3: MGFLHKLWDETLAGPAPETGLGKLRKFDSLSSPASPTMVCDEVPVTRSITILRTTSSTFGNLSPNSGSPSESPTTPGTPKSPGTPGAMTKKLTRRKSSADALERAEPRSPTGW; the protein is encoded by the exons ATGGGTTTTCTTCACAAGCTTTGGGATGAAACACTCGCCGGCCCGGCACCTGAAACCGGCCTCGGCAAGCTCCGCAAGTTCGACTCCTTGTCTAGCCCGGCCTCGCCGACTATGGTCTGCGACGAGGTGCCCGTCACTCGGAGCATTACAATTCTTAGGACCACTTCTTCCACGTTTGGAAACCTGTCACCGAATTCCGGCTCCCCCTCGGAGTCCCCAACTACACCAGGCACTCCAAAAAGCC CGGGAACACCAGGTGCAATGACCAAGAAATTAACAAGGAGGAAGTCGTCAGCTGATGCTTTGGAACGCGCCGAACCTAGAAGTCCGACTG GATGGTAA
- the LOC18782547 gene encoding dormancy-associated protein homolog 4 isoform X4, which translates to MGFLHKLWDETLAGPAPETGLGKLRKFDSLSSPASPTMVCDEVPVTRSITILRTTSSTFGNLSPNSGSPSESPTTPGTPKSPGTPGAMTKKLTRRKSSADALERAEPRRW; encoded by the exons ATGGGTTTTCTTCACAAGCTTTGGGATGAAACACTCGCCGGCCCGGCACCTGAAACCGGCCTCGGCAAGCTCCGCAAGTTCGACTCCTTGTCTAGCCCGGCCTCGCCGACTATGGTCTGCGACGAGGTGCCCGTCACTCGGAGCATTACAATTCTTAGGACCACTTCTTCCACGTTTGGAAACCTGTCACCGAATTCCGGCTCCCCCTCGGAGTCCCCAACTACACCAGGCACTCCAAAAAGCC CGGGAACACCAGGTGCAATGACCAAGAAATTAACAAGGAGGAAGTCGTCAGCTGATGCTTTGGAACGCGCCGAACCTAGAA GATGGTAA
- the LOC18782547 gene encoding dormancy-associated protein homolog 4 isoform X1, with the protein MGFLHKLWDETLAGPAPETGLGKLRKFDSLSSPASPTMVCDEVPVTRSITILRTTSSTFGNLSPNSGSPSESPTTPGTPKSPGTPGAMTKKLTRRKSSADALERAEPRSPTGYDWLFCCLVCLKMIIGLNLRKYI; encoded by the exons ATGGGTTTTCTTCACAAGCTTTGGGATGAAACACTCGCCGGCCCGGCACCTGAAACCGGCCTCGGCAAGCTCCGCAAGTTCGACTCCTTGTCTAGCCCGGCCTCGCCGACTATGGTCTGCGACGAGGTGCCCGTCACTCGGAGCATTACAATTCTTAGGACCACTTCTTCCACGTTTGGAAACCTGTCACCGAATTCCGGCTCCCCCTCGGAGTCCCCAACTACACCAGGCACTCCAAAAAGCC CGGGAACACCAGGTGCAATGACCAAGAAATTAACAAGGAGGAAGTCGTCAGCTGATGCTTTGGAACGCGCCGAACCTAGAAGTCCGACTGGTTACGATTGGTTGTTTTGCTGTTTAGTGTGTTTAAAAATGATAATAGGATTAAACttgagaaaatatatataa
- the LOC18782547 gene encoding dormancy-associated protein homolog 4 isoform X2, whose protein sequence is MGFLHKLWDETLAGPAPETGLGKLRKFDSLSSPASPTMVCDEVPVTRSITILRTTSSTFGNLSPNSGSPSESPTTPGTPKSPGTPGAMTKKLTRRKSSADALERAEPRSPTGYDWMVIAALDR, encoded by the exons ATGGGTTTTCTTCACAAGCTTTGGGATGAAACACTCGCCGGCCCGGCACCTGAAACCGGCCTCGGCAAGCTCCGCAAGTTCGACTCCTTGTCTAGCCCGGCCTCGCCGACTATGGTCTGCGACGAGGTGCCCGTCACTCGGAGCATTACAATTCTTAGGACCACTTCTTCCACGTTTGGAAACCTGTCACCGAATTCCGGCTCCCCCTCGGAGTCCCCAACTACACCAGGCACTCCAAAAAGCC CGGGAACACCAGGTGCAATGACCAAGAAATTAACAAGGAGGAAGTCGTCAGCTGATGCTTTGGAACGCGCCGAACCTAGAAGTCCGACTGGTTACGATTG GATGGTAATTGCTGCTTTGGATCGTTGA